The Shewanella algae DNA segment GGGTCGAAGTTACGCAGCGGCGCATGTTTGCGTACAAACAGATGGGTTTCACTGCCCAAGGCATGCAATACACCGGCAATTTCCACCGCGATATAACCGGCACCCACTACGGCTACCCGCTTGGGCTGTTCACGCAGGGCAAAGAAACCGTCCGAGTCTATGCCATGTTCTGCCCCGGGAATGTCGGGGATGCTGGGCGCGCCACCGGTCGCGATCAGAATATGCTCGGCACTGTAGTGTTCACCGTCGACCTCAATGGTGTGGTTATCAACAAAGCGGCCATAGCCGTTAACCACAGTGACCTTGTTGTTGGCCAGACCGCGTTCATAGGAGCCATGGATCCGTTCGATATAGGCTTCACGACTGGCCACCAAAGTGTTCCAGTCAAACAGGTTGACGCTGACATCAAAACCATAATCTTTGGCATAGAGATGCATGGCTTCGGCCACTTGGGCGCCATACCACATGACCTTCTTGGGCACACAGCCGACGTTGACGCAGGTACCACCCAGGTGTTTGGCTTCAATCAGCAACACCTTGGCGCCACGCATGGCGGCCCTGTTGGCTGACGCAATACCACCGCTGCCCGCACCCAGGCAGATATAGTCAAAATGTTGTGCCATGTTTATCTCCGTCGATTGATACAGATTCTTTCGCCCAACAGGGCGACCTCCCGTCTGGCGGGATACTTGTGAGCCATTGTAGGGGGATTCAGATCAAGTGACCAGACCAGAGTCTGCCGGTAAAAATTTCAGTGATACAAGGTGCAGCGCGAATAATCCTGGGTCTCAGGCCCTGAACCTGAGCACTTGAGGCAACGAAACTGCTGTTGATGCTCGCCGAGTTCAGCCTGCAAAAATCTGGCAGTGTGGGAATCTTTCTGCCTGAGGCGCCGCTCCAGCTCTGTCATTCGCTTATCCAACCAGCGACAACTGGGATCATCGGCGACTTGGCGGCGAGGCTTGGATGCCTTCTTTTTTCTGGATTTCGTTGGTTTACTGTCGCGCGAGGCCTTGGGCAAGGGCGCAGACTCATATTCAAGTGCGGCTTCAAACTGCTGTGGAATGGCAATAGGATTGCCCTCGCTGTCGAGCACTAACCCCAGAGGGAGCGAACCAGGCTCTTTGTCCGGGTTGCTGAGTTGCTTATCTATTGAGGACTCTGAACTCGACACTAGCTTCAGGTCTGAGCTTGATTCGGCCTGGGATTCAGCCAATGGGGCGACTCCAAACCAAAGGAGCAGGCAGCAAAGCCCGCCGATTCTGTAGGTTAACATTCCCTGTACTCCCGCATCGATCCTTCGACGCTGTTTGTCTTCACATCAGAGTCTAGAAGCTGCGGTGAATGTTAGCCAGTTTAAAACTGCCACTCCAGATGCAAGCCGGCATAAGACTGATCCAGGTCACCATGCCAATCCTCCTCTTGCGCCTGCTGCTTGATATCATCCTCCGCTATGCTGTGACTCAAATGCAAGGAAGCCACCAAAGAAGAGGTTAATGAGTAGCATGCCTCTACACCAAACTGCAGATGATTGGGGCCATCATGGGTCTGGCTGGCATAGCCAAAGTCGAATCCCTGGGTCACATAGGGGGTAAGAGTCAGTTGCTCGTTCACTTGCCAATGGCTGTGCAGGCTCAACTCAACAAAATAACCAGAGGCTTCAGTAGCATAGGTATAGTTAATCGATGGTGTCAGCCAGCTCAGCCCCTGATAGGCGAGATAGGCGTACACCTCATTGTCATGGGTGCGCTCATCACCGTAAAACTCCAGTCGCTGCATGCCGACACCGGCTTCCACTGATTCGAGTGGGTTGAAACAGTATTCCACCCCGGCATTGAGCTCGGCGTAGTTCACACTGTCGGCTCGACCAAACAACACGAAGGCCCCCAGGCCATCACGGCTATGGTGAATGCCACTCCAGGCAATCCCGCCCGCAGACAAGTTGTCACGCCCCTCGGAAATATAGCGGCTGTCCCACCCCAGCATGAGTTGGGTTTCGGCGGCCTCATCGGCCAATAATGGATTGCAGCACAGGAGTGCCAGCAACAAGAGCGGATAGCGCATAAAACGTACCAAACTTACAAAGTAAAGTTTATTTTATTCCACCACCCTATTATGTAAATGATAACGAATCGTGTTTTAGATCCAGTTATCATTTATGATTTTTTTGTGCATTGACGGTAGACTCTCATCCACGGCAGCAGTGACTAGTGACTCACGGGTATTTCTCTGCCGAGTTTGGCGGCTATGTTTCACTGCTATGTTTCACATCTATGCCACAGCCATGGCACCAATCGCTTTTATCACCTTGATAAATCACAGCGGAACCCTTATCTATTAGCCACGCCCCTGAATATTCGCCGCCATGGCGGCAAGACCAGGCATCCAATGCAGGCCCTATGGCCCACGCCCAAAGAGAGGACAGACAATGACCAATCCGCTGCTGACAGCACAGGAGCTGCCGCCCTTTTCCAGTATCAAGGCCGAGCACATTCAACCGGCGGTCGAACAGGCCATAGCCAAATGCCGCGATAAGATAGAAGCCGTGCTGGCCGCCGGAGGCCCCTACACTTGGGAGAACCTGGTGGCCCCTCTGGAGCAGGTGGACGATGAGTTGAGCCAGATCTGGTCGCCGATTTCCCATATGAATTCTGTACTCAGCAATGAAGAGTGGCGCGCCGCGCACGATGCCTGCCTACCATTGTTGTCTGAGTACAGCACCTTTGTCGGCCAACATCAGGGCCTGTATCAGGCCTATAAAGAGCTCAAGGCATCGGCGGAATTTGCCCTGCTCAGCCAGGCACAACAGACTGTGATAGAACATAGCCTGAGAGACTTCGAACTGTCGGGAATAGGCCTCAATGATGAACAAAAAGCTCGCTATGGAGAGATTGTAAAGCGCCTGTCCGAACTCAGCAGCACCTATTCCAACCAACTGCTGGATGCCACACATGCCTGGAGCAAGCTGGTTACCGATGAAGCCGAATTGGCCGGTCTGCCAGAGTCTGCCATTGCCGCCGCCAAGGCGATGGCCGAGGCCAAAGGACAGCAAGGTTGGCTATTCACCCTGGATTTTCCATCCTATCTGCCGGTCATGACCTACAGCGACAACCGCAGTCTGCGTGAAGAGTGCTACCGCGCCTTTGTTACCCGCGCTTCGGATCAAGGCCCCAATGCCGGCGAGTTCGACAATGGCCCGCTGATGGACGAGATCCTGAGCCTGCGCCATGAGTTGGCACAGTTACTGGGCTTTGATACCTATGCCGATAAGTCCCTGGCCACCAAGATGGCGCAATCGCCCGAGCAGGTTATCGCCTTCCTCAATGAGCTGGCACTGCGCTCCAAATCTCAGGCCAAGGCCGAGCTGGCCGAACTCAAGGAGTTTGCCAAGGAGCATTATGGTGTAACCGAGTTGGCGGCCTGGGATCTGGGTTACTACGGCGAAAAGCTCAAGCAACACAAGTATGAGATATCTCAGGAAGAGCTACGTCCCTTCTTCCCCGAAGACAAGGTGCTCAGCGGCCTGTTCTACACCATCAAACGCTTGTTCGGTATGGATGTCAAAGAGCAGCAGGATTTCGACAAGTGGCATAAAGATGTGCGCTTTTTCCATATCCTGGATGCCGAGGGCGAACACAGAGGCAGCTTCTATCTGGACCTCTATGCCCGTGAAGGCAAGCGGGGCGGCGCCTGGATGAATGATTGCCGAACCCGGCGGATGACGGCAACTGGCCTGCAAAAGCCGGTAGCCTACCTCACCTGTAACTTCAATCGCCCTGTGGGTGACAAGCCGGCGCTGTTTACCCATGACGAAGTCACTACCCTGTTCCACGAATTTGGTCATGGTATTCACCATATGCTGACCCGCATCGATGTCGGCGGGGTTTCCGGCATCAACGGCGTACCTTGGGATGCCGTGGAGCTGCCAAGCCAGTTTATGGAGAACTGGTGCTGGGCCGAAGAGGCGCTGGCGGAGATCTCCGGCCATTATCAGACCGGGGAGCCGCTGCCCAAGGCGATGCTGGACAAGATGCTGGCCGCCAAGAACTTCCAGTCCGGCATGATGATGCTGCGGCAACTGGAGTTTTCTCTGTTCGACTTCCGCCTGCATCAGGAGTTTGATCCGGCCAAGGGCGCCCATATTCAACAGATGTTGGATGAGGTTCGACGCCAGGTGGCAGTGGTCACACCGCCTGAATTCAACCGCTTCCAGAACGGTTTCGCCCATATCTTTGCCGGAGGTTATGCCGCCGGCTACTACAGCTACAAGTGGGCCGAGGTGTTGTCTGCCGATGCCTTCTCACGCTTCGAGGAGGAAGGTATTTTCAACGAGAGCACAGGACGCGACTTCCTGCACAACATACTTGAGATGGGCGGCAGTGAAGAGCCTATGGTGCTATTTACCCGCTTCCGTGGCCGCGAGCCCAGCATAGACGCACTGCTGCGTCACTCAGGGATCCAATCCTGAGGCAGAAGCAATTGATTAGGCGCCTGCGGGCGCCTTTTTTGTGAGCCAGTTCTCGCTTGCCGTCTGGTATGACCTTTGATAGCCTTTAATTCCTCTCAACTCTTGGACCCTTTGATGAACCTCTACTTTCGCCTGTTTTGGCTGCTGCTCTGGCGAGTGCGCCGGGCAAACGATATCGGTTTTCTCGGCACCAGCCGCATCCGTTATCGGGCTTTACCGAGTGACTGTGACATCAACCTACACCTGACCAACTCCCGCTACCCGGCATTTATGGATCTGGCCCGCACTTATATGATGGCCGAAATGGGCTTGCTGAAGCGCTTTCTAAAACTGAAATGGATGCCGATAGTCAATGCTGCCGAGTTCACCTATGTAAGGGATATCAGGCCATTACAGCAGTTTGAAATTGCTTCTCGCGTGGTTGGCTGGGATGAAAAGTATTTCTACATAGAGCAACGTTTCCTGTCGGACAGAGGCCTGCATGCCATAGTGCATGTCAGAGGTTTGTTCGTCTGCAAACGCAAGCCGGTACCCACGGAAAACCTGTTGACGGAAGCCGGGTTCGATGAAACCACGCCCGAGTTACCGGCAGAGATCATCAAGTGGAAGTCGTTCCTGGATCTCAAAAAGGCCCGTAACAGCTGAATTCTTGTTCAGGGGATTGGCCTGAGCCCACTGCTGGCCTCCTCCTGAGCCAGAGTCACTTCATCCTGCACCAACATCCAGGAACCCCGCAATTGCGCCTGCAGCCAGTAGCGCCCCAAATGCTGGTAATCCAGTAAGTTGAAACTGCGCTGCAGATAACCAAGACAAGGGATTAAGGCACAATCGGCCAAAGTGAACCCATCTCCGCAAAGCCAATGATGCTCAACCAGGCGTAAGTCCAACGCCCGCAGGCAAAGTCTGAGACGGTTTTCAATTTGACGCTGCACCAGTGGAAGTTGCTGCTCTTCCGGTAAGCTATATTGCTGCTCCAGCTGATAGAGACTGTTGTTGAGGTCGTTATCGGCAATTCTGTCATAGAGACGCACTTGCAGATTGAGCTCGGGCTCCTTGGGCAACAGCCGGGTGCCGGCGTCCATTTTATTGTCCAGATACTCTATGATAATGCTGGATTCAGGCAACAGGCTGCCGTCCTGACACACCAAGAGTGGCAGCTTACCGGATGGATAGAAATGCAGATAGTGTTGGCGCTCCAATGGATCCTGCAGATCTGTTACCCGGGGAAAGAAGTTTGCCTGCTTTTCATAAAGTGCCAGCAGCACCTTTTGCGAATAACGCGACAATGGATGGTAGTAAAGCTCCATAGACAGGGATCCCCATGGTTACCAACTTTAACTTTAGTTGCTGGCTACCGCTTAGGGAAGGCGTGAACAGGTACCATGAGTGCCGCGAGGCATTATCCCCCCTCTGTTTGACCCAACTTCTGCTTGAGAAAGTCCAACATGACCCGGACTCTGGGTGGCATCCCCTCACGGTAAGGGTGAATGGCATAGATACCGCCCTCACGCAGATGATAATCCGGTAACAGACGTTCCAGTGCTCCCGAGTCCAATTGCCTTTGCAACAGATGATCCGGCAAGGTGGCTATGCCAAGCCCCTGAGCAGCCAAAGCCGCGATGGCATTGGTACTGTTGCAGCTGATAAAGGGAGTAACCCGAATACGAAACTGCTCGCCCTGACTATTGTGCAAAGTACAGCTGCGAGGCAAATGACTCGATGCATGCATCAGCCATTGGTGATGATGCAGGTTATCCGGATGCAGCGGCTTGCCATGGCGACTAATATACTCGGGCGAAGCCACCAGATACTCTTCGAAGTCGCCCAATTTTATCGCTTTGAATTCAGAGTCTTCCGGCCAGCCGGCCTGAATGGCGATATCTATCTTATGCTCCAGCAGATTGAGCTTATTGTCCTCCAGCAACAGTGTCAGCCGGATATGGGGGAAGCGCTGGTGAAACTCCCCCATCAAGGGCAGCAGTGACAGCTCACCTATCCCTACCGGCACCGTGATCCGCAAACTGCCATGTAGCTGTTGATCACTGGGGCGAGTCACGGCTTCGGCTTGCTTGGCCAGCTGCAACAACTCGGCACAATAGTGATAGAACTGCTGACCGTCTTCACTCAAGCCTATCTTGCGCGTGGTTCTGTGCAATAAACGGCTGCCAAGACGCTGTTCCAGTTTCTTCAAATGTTGACTCACCATGGAGCGGCTGATCCCCAACACTTCTGCGGCCGCCGTTAACGATCCCTGTTCCACTACAGTGGCGAATACCAACATACGATAGAGTTGTGCCGCATCCATCTCTCACCTTTGTTTAATTTCAATAACCAAAGTGATAAGTAAAGCACTCATTATCAATTTTTGCCACGGGGATACACTGATGCCATAAACCTACTGGAGTAAAAAACGGAGTAAAAAACATGATCCTTATCTTAGGTGCATCCGGTCAATTGGGCCGTCTGGTCAGCCAAGCCTTATTGGCAAAGGTTCCTGCCAAACAGTTGAGATTGGCAAGTCGCCACCCTGAACAATTGAACGAGTTTGCTGATGTAGAGAAGGTCTTTGCCGATTACAGTGACCCGGCTTCACTCTCGAAAGCCATGCAGGGCGTCAAACGCCTGTTATTGATCTCGGGTGATGCACCCAATGATCAGAGACTGCAGCAGCACATGAATGTGCTCAGCGCCGCCAAGGCCGCCGCTGTCGAACAATTGGTTTATACCAGTTTCCAATTGGCGACCCTGGACTCGGCATTCGACTTTGCCCGCACCCATGCGGCAACAGAAGCTGCAATAGTTCACTCAGGTGTGCCTTACACCTTGGTACGTAACGGTCCCTATGCCGAATTGCAGTTGGCCGGGTTGGAGCACACTCTGGCAACAGAAACCATGCTTAATGCCGGTGAAAATGGTTTG contains these protein-coding regions:
- a CDS encoding glutathione S-transferase family protein, producing MELYYHPLSRYSQKVLLALYEKQANFFPRVTDLQDPLERQHYLHFYPSGKLPLLVCQDGSLLPESSIIIEYLDNKMDAGTRLLPKEPELNLQVRLYDRIADNDLNNSLYQLEQQYSLPEEQQLPLVQRQIENRLRLCLRALDLRLVEHHWLCGDGFTLADCALIPCLGYLQRSFNLLDYQHLGRYWLQAQLRGSWMLVQDEVTLAQEEASSGLRPIP
- the prlC gene encoding oligopeptidase A; the encoded protein is MTNPLLTAQELPPFSSIKAEHIQPAVEQAIAKCRDKIEAVLAAGGPYTWENLVAPLEQVDDELSQIWSPISHMNSVLSNEEWRAAHDACLPLLSEYSTFVGQHQGLYQAYKELKASAEFALLSQAQQTVIEHSLRDFELSGIGLNDEQKARYGEIVKRLSELSSTYSNQLLDATHAWSKLVTDEAELAGLPESAIAAAKAMAEAKGQQGWLFTLDFPSYLPVMTYSDNRSLREECYRAFVTRASDQGPNAGEFDNGPLMDEILSLRHELAQLLGFDTYADKSLATKMAQSPEQVIAFLNELALRSKSQAKAELAELKEFAKEHYGVTELAAWDLGYYGEKLKQHKYEISQEELRPFFPEDKVLSGLFYTIKRLFGMDVKEQQDFDKWHKDVRFFHILDAEGEHRGSFYLDLYAREGKRGGAWMNDCRTRRMTATGLQKPVAYLTCNFNRPVGDKPALFTHDEVTTLFHEFGHGIHHMLTRIDVGGVSGINGVPWDAVELPSQFMENWCWAEEALAEISGHYQTGEPLPKAMLDKMLAAKNFQSGMMMLRQLEFSLFDFRLHQEFDPAKGAHIQQMLDEVRRQVAVVTPPEFNRFQNGFAHIFAGGYAAGYYSYKWAEVLSADAFSRFEEEGIFNESTGRDFLHNILEMGGSEEPMVLFTRFRGREPSIDALLRHSGIQS
- a CDS encoding SDR family oxidoreductase; amino-acid sequence: MILILGASGQLGRLVSQALLAKVPAKQLRLASRHPEQLNEFADVEKVFADYSDPASLSKAMQGVKRLLLISGDAPNDQRLQQHMNVLSAAKAAAVEQLVYTSFQLATLDSAFDFARTHAATEAAIVHSGVPYTLVRNGPYAELQLAGLEHTLATETMLNAGENGLFAPVWKADLAEAIAGILSSESPVSSHLGQTYTLTGPELLSQAKVAQYLSQVSGKNIRLQNISVAELEQIFLGIGLPGFMAKAFANNSKAIADGEYQQQSTDLERLLGRPGRSLKALFEQSLTQS
- a CDS encoding LysR family transcriptional regulator yields the protein MDAAQLYRMLVFATVVEQGSLTAAAEVLGISRSMVSQHLKKLEQRLGSRLLHRTTRKIGLSEDGQQFYHYCAELLQLAKQAEAVTRPSDQQLHGSLRITVPVGIGELSLLPLMGEFHQRFPHIRLTLLLEDNKLNLLEHKIDIAIQAGWPEDSEFKAIKLGDFEEYLVASPEYISRHGKPLHPDNLHHHQWLMHASSHLPRSCTLHNSQGEQFRIRVTPFISCNSTNAIAALAAQGLGIATLPDHLLQRQLDSGALERLLPDYHLREGGIYAIHPYREGMPPRVRVMLDFLKQKLGQTEGG
- a CDS encoding thioesterase family protein, translated to MNLYFRLFWLLLWRVRRANDIGFLGTSRIRYRALPSDCDINLHLTNSRYPAFMDLARTYMMAEMGLLKRFLKLKWMPIVNAAEFTYVRDIRPLQQFEIASRVVGWDEKYFYIEQRFLSDRGLHAIVHVRGLFVCKRKPVPTENLLTEAGFDETTPELPAEIIKWKSFLDLKKARNS